One window of Puntigrus tetrazona isolate hp1 chromosome 14, ASM1883169v1, whole genome shotgun sequence genomic DNA carries:
- the atp1b4 gene encoding protein ATP1B4, which yields MERDSTAGGAEDLLLEDKVSKLRAGSLHKHELAEAMEVEQERLVEHQPLEQDDLNFEKWKPKPIPKRTLHEKIDDLKTYLWNAETKEFMGRSGKSWSLILLFYSALYIFLAAMFAGCMCCLMWSISPYAPTYNDRVMPPGMTMFPHVDVAHGFDIAFNASDRSSWRKYAKALEAHLKPYDDGVQDRRNIHCEGNTYFMQDDLEESAERKACQFKRSWLGECSGMKDKDFGYSKGKPCILVKMNRILGYLPGQGTPVNVTCGVKKGSTEGLGEVQFLPENIFNLRYYPYYGKLRHVNYSSPLVAVRFPSVQYDTQLHVQCKLHGKGIINDSPTDRFLGSVSFTLEVGA from the exons ATGGAGCGCGACTCTACCGCGGGAGGGGCGGAGGACCTGCTCCTGGAAGACAAAGTTTCAAAACTG CGTGCAGGATCACTTCACAAACACGAACTAGCCGAGGCCATGGAGGTGGAACAGGAAAGACTGGTAGAACATCAGCCTCTGGAGCAGGACGACCTTAACTTTGAGAAATGGAAGCCCAAGCCAATACCTAAGAGGACGCTGCATGAGAAAATCGACGACTTAAAGACTTACCTGTGGAACGCAGAGACTAAGGAGTTTATGGGCCGCTCGGGAAAGAGCTGGA GCCTCATTCTGCTCTTCTACTCAGCGTTATACATTTTCCTCGCGGCCATGTTTGCTGGATGTATGTGCTGCCTGATGTGGTCAATAAGTCCATATGCTCCAACCTACAATGACAGAGTGATGCCACCAG GGATGACCATGTTTCCTCATGTAGATGTAGCTCATGGGTTTGACATTGCTTTCAACGCCTCTGACCGAAGCTCGTGGAGGAAGTACGCGAAAGCACTGGAAGCCCATCTGAAAC CCTATGACGACGGAGTGCAGGATAGGCGGAACATTCACTGCGAAGGAAATACGTATTTCATGCAAGATGACTTGGAGGAGAGTGCCGAGCGCAAGGCATGTCAGTTTAAGAGGTCCTGGCTGGGTGAATGCTCCGGCATGAAGGACAAAGATTTTGGCTACTCAAAGGGAAAACCCTGCATCCTCGTCAAAATGAATCGG ATTCTCGGGTATCTGCCTGGTCAAGGCACTCCAGTAAATGTTACGTGTGGAGTAAAG AAAGGGTCAACTGAAGGCCTCGGAGAAGTCCAGTTTTTACCAGAAAATATCTTCAACTTGCGGTACTATCCCTATTATGGGAAACTGAGACAT GTAAACTACTCTTCTCCGCTGGTGGCTGTGCGCTTTCCCAGTGTCCAGTACGACACCCAACTACATGTTCAATGCAAACTACACGGCAAGGGCATCATCAACGATTCACCAACCGACCGTTTCCTGGGTAGCGTGTCTTTCACTTTAGAAGTGGGTGCGTAG
- the tmem255a gene encoding transmembrane protein 255A isoform X2, whose amino-acid sequence MPAGLNAQGSGIPISDAMGSFKRRKRKSIIVTVMLLIVSILILVFGLAATTRTQNITVGGYYPGVILVASIVFISFGVVAAFCCAIVDGVFAARHIDLRPLYAGRCEYYSSGTAFDLDVHCQTASRVSCNLRVKSNTCYCCDLYNCGKEHPLMGLQNKDVLKKFRKSSMIWNRVELRGGYHEYTEVRSCQDVVHLYHLLWSATILNIVALFLGIITAAVLGGFKDMMPTAAPDSCEPEPLPIPPPPETPGPTTSNNSFYNTAPCLPPYTAYDLQGASMFPDSSGLSDDSQSGASHMWPNMIPPRYSPPYYPPDEKPPPYSP is encoded by the exons ATGCCAGCGGGGCTGAATGCGCAAGGCAGCGGTATACCTATCTCAGATGCGATGG GATCATTTAAGAGGAGGAAAAGAAAGTCCATCATAGTAACAGTGATGCTCCTTATTGTCTCCATACTCATCCTGGTCTTTGGTCTGGCCGCTACTACCAGGACTCAAAACATCACTGTCGGTGGCTACTATCCAGGAGTCATT CTGGTGGCCTCCATTGTCTTCATCAGCTTCGGTGTGGTGGCGGCCTTCTGTTGTGCTATAGTGGATGGCGTTTTCGCTGCGAGGCATATA GACCTCAGACCTCTATACGCTGGCCGATGTGAATATTACTCCAGCGGGACCGCGTTCGATTTAGAT GTCCACTGTCAAACCGCATCTCGGGTCTCCTGTAACCTGCGCGTGAAGAGCAACACCTGCTACTGCTGTGACCTTTACAACTGTggcaa aGAGCATCCTCTTATGGGACTTCAgaataaagatgttttgaaaaaatttaGGAAATCCTCCATGATTTGGAA CCGAGTGGAGCTGCGAGGAGGCTACCACGAGTACACAGAGGTGCGGAGCTGCCAGGACGTCGTGCATCTTTACCACCTGCTGTGGTCTGCTACTATCCTCAACATTGTTGCTCTGTTTCTGGGCATCATCACCGCGGCCGTGCTGGGGGGCTTCAAAGACATG ATGCCTACAGCAGCACCGGATTCCTGTGAGCCAGAACCTCTCCCTATTCCTCCGCCCCCAGAGACTCCTGGACCCACAACATCCAACAACTCTTTTTACAACACTGCCCCCTGCTTACCTCCATACACTGCCTACGACCTTCAG GGTGCCAGCATGTTTCCTGACTCTTCGGGCCTGTCTGATGACTCCCAGTCTGGAGCCAGTCACATGTGGCCAAATATGATCCCGCCTCGTTATTCTCCTCCTTATTACCCTCCTGATGAGAAGCCCCCGCCATACAGCCCCTAA
- the zbtb33 gene encoding LOW QUALITY PROTEIN: transcriptional regulator Kaiso (The sequence of the model RefSeq protein was modified relative to this genomic sequence to represent the inferred CDS: inserted 2 bases in 1 codon), which produces MSKLKLISAADTQYSASLLKSINDERHSGLFCDVTVIVQDRKFKAHKCVLSASSTYFRQLFSVAGQVIELNFVKADIFDVILNYIYTSKIYRVRSDRLEDLISAGQALGVTFIANLGTPLAQVKGLPGLSKESENSVNSSDKNDTGGQSMPIITETFSLSAEEFNMACGNTEKEGDSDNDDVLFVSKTEAKIANVNDTEEGPEAKKQKMTNEEEIASKDSTAQEKNDKLPSETNTSLQNNSEPQPEVETLSNPESSSSVLTSPVRTSLNSEPTTPAAVNSLPPDLHSPSLPLDNNEVLGVQKKKVLLENSPDHPGKIRLSDVRPMYSTNNGRVPAMNVVPAVLEKKTITLDKASEIDSLSPGCKVYANIGENTYDIVPVKEDPVEGSTPGKKSQTPHSVPSGSNLSPRGKKKSKLDQEDHYELIMDGKTFYVCIVCKRPYVCLTSLRRHFNTHSWERKYPCHYCSKVFALAEYRTKHEITHTGERRYQCLLCSETFLNYQILSTHCKQTHNQDPSGXKEKDDSCNNLYRLLPCKTLQFKPYSFVSEEPGGIPVIGEDGTVQHVNPDKEHFTNQPLPASQSKALTWDDIFVEPQAQNRPAEPPPRPSDQINSETRNEFEFVIPETY; this is translated from the exons ATGTCGAAACTAAAGCTAATATCTGCAGCAGACACTCAGTACTCAGCATCACTGTTGAAGTCCATCAATGATGAGCGGCACAGCGGTTTATTCTGTGATGTAACCGTAATCGTGCAAGACCGCAAGTTCAAGGCGCACAAATGCGTGCTGTCCGCCTCGAGTACCTACTTTCGCCAACTTTTTTCAGTTGCTGGACAAGTTATAGAGCTGAACTTCGTCAAAGCAGACATATTCGATGTGATCTTGAATTACATATACACATCTAAAATCTACAGAGTTCGCTCAGACAGACTCGAGGATCTCATCAGCGCCGGTCAGGCTTTGGGCGTGACGTTCATAGCCAATTTAGGAACGCCTCTCGCCCAAGTCAAAGGATTACCGGGCCTGTCCAAAGAAAGCGAGAACAGCGTCAATTCCTCCGACAAGAATGACACCGGAGGTCAGAGTATGCCAATCATTACTGAGACGTTCTCTCTATCCGCTGAAGAGTTCAATATGGCGTGCGGTAATACAGAAAAGGAAGGGGATTCGGACAACGATGATGTCCTCTTCGTCTCAAAAACTGAGGCCAAGATAGCAAACGTTAATGACACAGAAGAAGGGCCAGaagctaaaaaacaaaaaatgacaaacgaGGAGGAAATTGCCTCTAAAGATTCAACAGCCCAAGAGAAAAACGACAAGCTTCCCTCTGAAACAAATACATCACTTCAAAATAACTCGGAGCCCCAGCCGGAAGTTGAGACGCTCTCAAATCCAGAATCCAGTAGCAGTGTTCTCACTTCGCCAGTAAGAACCAGCTTAAACAGCGAACCCACCACCCCAGCTGCTGTGAACAGCCTTCCTCCAGATCTTCACAGCCCCTCGCTGCCTCTGGACAACAACGAAGTGCTCGGAGTCCAAAAGAAAAAGGTCCTTCTAGAGAACTCGCCCGATCATCCCGGAAAAATCAGACTTTCGGATGTAAGGCCGATGTACAGCACCAATAACGGACGAGTACCAGCGATGAACGTAGTCCCGGCGGTGCTGGAGAAAAAAACCATAACATTAGACAAAGCCTCGGAAATCGACTCGCTATCGCCAGGTTGTAAAGTGTACGCCAACATCGGCGAAAACACCTACGACATCGTTCCAGTGAAAGAGGATCCCGTGGAGGGATCGACTCCTGGTAAGAAATCGCAAACCCCACACAGTGTTCCCAGCGGGAGCAATCTCTCGCCGCGAGGAAAGAAGAAATCGAAGCTAGATCAGGAGGATCACTATGAACTCATCATGGATGGGAAGACCTTTTACGTGTGCATCGTGTGCAAGCGTCCCTACGTGTGCCTGACGAGCCTCAGGCGGCACTTTAACACTCACTCGTGGGAACGGAAGTACCCGTGCCATTACTGCAGCAAGGTTTTCGCCCTGGCCGAGTACAGAACCAAACATGAAATCACTCACACGGGCGAGAGACGGTACCAGTGCTTGCTGTGCAGCGAAACCTTTCTCAATTATCAGATTTTGTCCACCCACTGCAAACAAACGCACAACCAAGACCCGTcggg gaaagagaaagacgaCTCGTGCAACAACTTGTATCGGCTGCTGCCGTGCAAAACGTTGCAGTTCAAACCGTATTCCTTCGTGTCGGAAGAGCCGGGAGGGATTCCTGTGATCGGCGAAGATGGGACTGTCCAACATGTAAACCCAGACAAAGAGCACTTTACCAACCAGCCACTTCCAGCTAGCCAAAGCAAAGCACTGACCTGGGACGACATCTTTGTAGAACCCCAAGCACAAAACAGGCCTGCGGAGCCACCTCCGCGGCCTAGCGACCAAATAAATTCAGAAACCAGGAATGAATTTGAGTTTGTTATACCAGAGACGTACTGA
- the tmem255a gene encoding transmembrane protein 255A isoform X1 — protein MPAGLNAQGSGIPISDAMGSFKRRKRKSIIVTVMLLIVSILILVFGLAATTRTQNITVGGYYPGVILGFGSFLGIIGSHLIENKRQMLVASIVFISFGVVAAFCCAIVDGVFAARHIDLRPLYAGRCEYYSSGTAFDLDVHCQTASRVSCNLRVKSNTCYCCDLYNCGKEHPLMGLQNKDVLKKFRKSSMIWNRVELRGGYHEYTEVRSCQDVVHLYHLLWSATILNIVALFLGIITAAVLGGFKDMMPTAAPDSCEPEPLPIPPPPETPGPTTSNNSFYNTAPCLPPYTAYDLQGASMFPDSSGLSDDSQSGASHMWPNMIPPRYSPPYYPPDEKPPPYSP, from the exons ATGCCAGCGGGGCTGAATGCGCAAGGCAGCGGTATACCTATCTCAGATGCGATGG GATCATTTAAGAGGAGGAAAAGAAAGTCCATCATAGTAACAGTGATGCTCCTTATTGTCTCCATACTCATCCTGGTCTTTGGTCTGGCCGCTACTACCAGGACTCAAAACATCACTGTCGGTGGCTACTATCCAGGAGTCATT CTCGGCTTCGGGTCCTTTCTGGGAATCATTGGCTCCCATTTGATAGAGAATAAGAGGCAGATG CTGGTGGCCTCCATTGTCTTCATCAGCTTCGGTGTGGTGGCGGCCTTCTGTTGTGCTATAGTGGATGGCGTTTTCGCTGCGAGGCATATA GACCTCAGACCTCTATACGCTGGCCGATGTGAATATTACTCCAGCGGGACCGCGTTCGATTTAGAT GTCCACTGTCAAACCGCATCTCGGGTCTCCTGTAACCTGCGCGTGAAGAGCAACACCTGCTACTGCTGTGACCTTTACAACTGTggcaa aGAGCATCCTCTTATGGGACTTCAgaataaagatgttttgaaaaaatttaGGAAATCCTCCATGATTTGGAA CCGAGTGGAGCTGCGAGGAGGCTACCACGAGTACACAGAGGTGCGGAGCTGCCAGGACGTCGTGCATCTTTACCACCTGCTGTGGTCTGCTACTATCCTCAACATTGTTGCTCTGTTTCTGGGCATCATCACCGCGGCCGTGCTGGGGGGCTTCAAAGACATG ATGCCTACAGCAGCACCGGATTCCTGTGAGCCAGAACCTCTCCCTATTCCTCCGCCCCCAGAGACTCCTGGACCCACAACATCCAACAACTCTTTTTACAACACTGCCCCCTGCTTACCTCCATACACTGCCTACGACCTTCAG GGTGCCAGCATGTTTCCTGACTCTTCGGGCCTGTCTGATGACTCCCAGTCTGGAGCCAGTCACATGTGGCCAAATATGATCCCGCCTCGTTATTCTCCTCCTTATTACCCTCCTGATGAGAAGCCCCCGCCATACAGCCCCTAA
- the tmem255a gene encoding transmembrane protein 255A isoform X3, translated as MPAGLNAQGSGIPISDAMGSFKRRKRKSIIVTVMLLIVSILILVFGLAATTRTQNITVGGYYPGVILGFGSFLGIIGSHLIENKRQMLVASIVFISFGVVAAFCCAIVDGVFAARHIDLRPLYAGRCEYYSSGTAFDLDVHCQTASRVSCNLRVKSNTCYCCDLYNCGNRVELRGGYHEYTEVRSCQDVVHLYHLLWSATILNIVALFLGIITAAVLGGFKDMMPTAAPDSCEPEPLPIPPPPETPGPTTSNNSFYNTAPCLPPYTAYDLQGASMFPDSSGLSDDSQSGASHMWPNMIPPRYSPPYYPPDEKPPPYSP; from the exons ATGCCAGCGGGGCTGAATGCGCAAGGCAGCGGTATACCTATCTCAGATGCGATGG GATCATTTAAGAGGAGGAAAAGAAAGTCCATCATAGTAACAGTGATGCTCCTTATTGTCTCCATACTCATCCTGGTCTTTGGTCTGGCCGCTACTACCAGGACTCAAAACATCACTGTCGGTGGCTACTATCCAGGAGTCATT CTCGGCTTCGGGTCCTTTCTGGGAATCATTGGCTCCCATTTGATAGAGAATAAGAGGCAGATG CTGGTGGCCTCCATTGTCTTCATCAGCTTCGGTGTGGTGGCGGCCTTCTGTTGTGCTATAGTGGATGGCGTTTTCGCTGCGAGGCATATA GACCTCAGACCTCTATACGCTGGCCGATGTGAATATTACTCCAGCGGGACCGCGTTCGATTTAGAT GTCCACTGTCAAACCGCATCTCGGGTCTCCTGTAACCTGCGCGTGAAGAGCAACACCTGCTACTGCTGTGACCTTTACAACTGTggcaa CCGAGTGGAGCTGCGAGGAGGCTACCACGAGTACACAGAGGTGCGGAGCTGCCAGGACGTCGTGCATCTTTACCACCTGCTGTGGTCTGCTACTATCCTCAACATTGTTGCTCTGTTTCTGGGCATCATCACCGCGGCCGTGCTGGGGGGCTTCAAAGACATG ATGCCTACAGCAGCACCGGATTCCTGTGAGCCAGAACCTCTCCCTATTCCTCCGCCCCCAGAGACTCCTGGACCCACAACATCCAACAACTCTTTTTACAACACTGCCCCCTGCTTACCTCCATACACTGCCTACGACCTTCAG GGTGCCAGCATGTTTCCTGACTCTTCGGGCCTGTCTGATGACTCCCAGTCTGGAGCCAGTCACATGTGGCCAAATATGATCCCGCCTCGTTATTCTCCTCCTTATTACCCTCCTGATGAGAAGCCCCCGCCATACAGCCCCTAA